A genomic window from Chrysoperla carnea chromosome 3, inChrCarn1.1, whole genome shotgun sequence includes:
- the LOC123294484 gene encoding uncharacterized protein LOC123294484, whose amino-acid sequence MPNKMEEFKNIVDYLLETPPEDDQLKYEDVQNALTSLSEILKTFNSLHTSTAFNECFQRALKLINEKISVSSAAEKCSLIILNFLFINNHHHNQILYCPITMMEILLKLPIRDFRIMLQAHFKQIHPTILTSLSSMEQRKESIDLALKILLKLAKSHGNYGSQNSFDPKLIRQYLTDSDLITKLVPLLFVDNKEQRKLVIDIIMAVTSSTFSFTTVTTGHIQSLKSGLLHDELNYVKKIEGLLRLNDEDWHQIWCCVIRLLGLELHKGGPLYVNALLEVLEEAFKSSLNATRISAFKCWQELILNFAIDIEELCTKKRIKLLLIPLKASNCRAELVALEKFKTWYLLLCKMSPRLFDFIEEALVPFLNFCFSIVPSHNSTNHLSHKKEEHLYLGGRFPALLPYLIDLLLQLIGHRTKDCKCNPRVLQGSFIDLNIDNLTKISKILIKSVNHATLLVKSPDLQKTVDCLWYSLLQIIRKDETSGIREEFINNVIEVIDKLLAKNCIDIAAIIFEQTIIEKAWLFTSLDHEIQYTQNMADKRKLIFSIKKKVVLYNFINVLLEAGSGDSSLEMINNILFNVNFLLTLNEIEVYNYFLLLGEVIIRLPRIIKPFLCTPIEYLRRENHISPMLNKWIELYRIFFCDNIDYPAEISVEFCVYLETITITKSIDVLIGNILNICIPKLNIQSVPNICIEKILKILIRLIENERCLVLNSFNKLLKVFYMNYGTISIIFKALPNFLKYQQNYNDFFSVLSTIGDIIAKVSTDAFLLTLILTSLKNFEIISAADEKKETEETKEIKIQVANLIKKCKLKLKSDNIKLQSNRSAKMVAMSTTETIPVVLPVKETKFMEKNVPKIMEPPKTIEPPSNIMETPRLSQISVVPQEKLMPKPVVESSVINTEIPNSTLEVVSKITENKKVVVSPGQICNKGGTSMLLSNSMSPPSADVFNMEKLTPILRKLPRILPKPTVDNTKNTPNVDFVVIKSDWKFNPQNMSEKQKEKMKERGKDIPALYQDLSQSNSQDLFKTLESNEHLKENLTQNLTFKNAIPTENIVPKIQPPVPPVSVMEPDKKRARRRTITRVQKSNDSSIPSTSNATEINQNIAPILENLFPKTGDETKLKIKAERELKKLQIDCKRSLTVMGTAEKKTLRSRELSAIPPVTNSNPGNEQVKKRSKRIASKTSSPQVNESAHEVSYEESEEVIESSQESSTAKVSKINCSKPIMEEKTETSPNITKSPIVLVEKTTVQQSPETDHTENEPIKTPDENVPEENEQIVSIPTTNNEDSPKTDEQTNENLGNSMVNKLHSIIENNFSEVQTVTNSTVSESIPTTAEVIESKMEESNIYDKETESITDDFVENSSTNASFVEYKNADNSVLATSMMSSPNPHVDEDNQKSNDLEKTQEFLNSTLNISPIKVNNETTNEIPLLEEIPTKETKSPEQMFSDEDERNQVPAIGSESLIDFNHVQQSPSSRRKLHRARGRSAQLLDLLPDSGDTENMEMGHEAIKSHFKSNNLLTFEKELPSPLAKPSSSIMKGGNKRKQTFDLDAAPGESDSPKSKRKRVSFHDPPVSCEKQYVPDIQRNSKLRLSAKVFKKSQKSLLDLFKSPLYPQQVPEIIDISQQHPNGPGGDVTISIADQKMNEEIRKSLENERIDKDFGELSKDDCLIEPPTESQGSLDNAPLVETLNNVDPFFPELVNCTESIDSIFMDLTSPLWATSLKTVFDERRIYTIGQFAALSELELNRLPLREHKINNSRMALSKYLNTRKDAQKMNVNQIVERSSGTTAEVLVRRGVKRKRRFSLSLLEKDRQQETMTLETKKEQLERIFDNCSDPNELSTLLSMVISKVQQNDFSTLLNMVISKAGVENVLKCTGQYASLNKSLEVMLKYGVSTVGGDSTYEKCVSTLKNITGVDYTEDTDDVQDASITSMTNTNTSTISESEESILNTTKKCVEMINTTAETVCERITSLIQTASTVTTPTDSKK is encoded by the exons ATGCCTAATAAGATGgaggaatttaaaaatattgttgattatttattagaaacacCACCCGAAGACGACCAATTAAAGTACGAAGATGTACAGAATGCGTTAACTAGTTTaagtgaaatattaaaaactttcaactCCTTACATACGTCGACTGCGTTTAACGAATGTTTTCAGAGggcattgaaattaataaatgaaaaaattagtgtATCCTCTGCGGCTGAAAAATgttctttgataattttaaattttttatttataaataatcacCATCATAATCAGATATTGTATTGTCCAATCACTATGAtggaaattttgttgaaattaccTATTCGAGATTTTCGAATAATGCTTCAAGCacatttcaaacaaattcaTCCAACGATTTTAACCAGCTTATCTTCAATGGAGCAACGTAAGGAGAGTATAGACTTG gcattaaaaattcttttaaaacttgCAAAATCTCACGGAAATTATGGAAGTCAAAATTCATTCGATCCAAAATTAATACGACAATATTTAACGGACAgtgatttaattacaaaattagttCCATTGCTATTTGTTGATAACAAAGAACAGCGTAAGCTGGTTATCGACATAATTATGGCGGTGACATCATCAACCTTTAGTTTTACAACCGTTACAACGGGCCACATTCAATCCTTAAAATCTGGTTTATTACACGA TGAATTAAATTACGTGAAGAAAATTGAAGGACTTTTACGGTTGAATGATGAAGATTGGCATCAAATATGGTGCTGTGTGATTCGTTTACTTGGTTTAGAGTTGCATAAAGGTGGACCCTTGTATGTGAACGCTTTGTTAGAAGTGTTAGAAGAAGCGTTTAAATCAAGTTTAAATGCGACACGAATTTCAGCGTTTAAATGTTGGCag gaattaattttaaattttgcaatcgATATCGAAGAACTCTGCACTAAAAAACGTATCAAACTTTTACTAATCCCATTAAAAGCGAGCAATTGTAGAGCTGAGCTTGTagcattagaaaaatttaaaacatggtATTTACTGCTTTGTAAAATGAGTCCACGTTTATTTGATTTCATTGAGGAAGCGTTGgttccatttttaaatttttgcttcaGCATTGTACCATCGCATAATTCAACAAATCATCTGTCCCATAAAAAAGAAGAACATCTTTATTTAGGTGGTCGATTTCCTGCACTATTACCTTACTTAATCGATTTACTGTTACAATTAATCGGCCATCGCACAAAGGATTGTAAGTGCAATCCTCGAGTGCTCCAAGgaagttttattgatttaaatatagataatttaacgaaaatctcgaaaattcttataaaatccGTAAATCACGCTACTTTACTTGTAAAATCACCGGATCTACAAAAAACTGTCGATTGTTTATGGTATTCTCTATTACAAATCATTCGAAAGGACGAAACCAGTGGAATTCGAGAAGAATTTATCAACAATGTTATCGAAGTTATTGATAAACTTCTTGCGAAAAATTGTATCGATATTGCAGCGATTATCTTCGAACAAACAATTATCGAAAAGGCATGGTTATTTACTTCCCTTGATCATGAAATTCAATACACGCAAAATATGGCCgataaacgaaaattaatattttcaataaaaaaaaaggttgttttgtataattttattaatgttctACTCGAAGCTGGAAGTGGGGATTCATCGCTGgaaatgattaataatattttatttaacgttaactttttattaactttaaacgAAATCGaggtttataattattttctactattaGGTGAAGTTATTATTCGACTTCCGCGTATTATTAAACCATTTCTCTGTACGCCAATCGAATATTTACGACGTGAAAATCATATTAGCCCCATGTTAAATAAGTGGATTGagttatatagaatttttttctgtgatAACATTGATTATCCTGCGGAAATTTCAGTGGAATTTTGTGTGTATCTCGAAACGATAACTATCACGAAGAGTATCGATGTGTTAATcggtaatattttaaatatttgcataccAAAGTTAAATATCCAGTCCGTACCAAATATTTGTAtcgagaaaattctaaaaattttaatacggCTTATAGAAAATGAACGATGTTTAGTGTTAAATAGCTTTAATaagcttttaaaagttttttatatgaattatggTACgattagtattattttcaaagcgttacccaattttttaaaatatcaacagaATTATAACGATTTTTTTAGCGTATTGTCCACAATTGGGGATATTATTGCTAAAGTGTCCACGGATGCATTTTTATTAACCTTGATACTTACGTCGTTGAAGAATTTTGAGATTATTTCAGCGGCTGACGAGAAAAAAGAAACTGAAGAAaccaaagaaattaaaattcaagttgcgaatttaattaaaaaatgtaaacttaaattaaagtcggataatataaaattacagaGTAATCGAAGTGCGAAAATGGTTGCCATGTCAACCACAGAAACAATCCCTGTTGTTTTACCTGTaaaggaaacaaaatttatggaaaaaaatgttccaaaaataATGGAACCTCCAAAAACAATAGAACCTCCTTCAAATATTATGGAAACTCCAAGATTATCACAAATTTCTGTTGTTCCACAAGAAAAACTTATGCCAAAACCCGTAGTCGAATCTTCTGTGATAAATACTGAAATACCGAATTCAACATTAGAAGTGGTAtcaaaaattacagaaaataaaaaagtagtgGTATCGCCAGGACAAATTTGTAATAAAGGTGGTACAAGTATGCTTCTATCCAATTCAATGTCACCTCCTTCCGCCgatgtttttaatatggaaaaattaacTCCAATTTTACGTAAATTACCACGAATTTTACCAAAACCTACAGTCGATAATACGAAAAATACGCCGAACGTTGATTTTGTTGTGATTAAATCAGATTGGAAATTTAATCCACAAAATATGTcggaaaaacaaaaagaaaaaatgaaagaacGTGGAAAAGATATTCCAGCGTTGTATCAAGATTTGAGTCAATCAAATTCACAAGATCTATTTAAAACGTTGGAATCGAATgaacatttaaaagaaaatttaacgcaaaatttaactttcaagAATGCGATTCCAACGGAAAATATTGTACCAAAAATACAGCCTCCTGTTCCTCCAGTATCAGTTATGGAACCAGATAAAAAGCGCGCTCGTCGCCGTACAATAACCCGTGTTCAAAAATCCAATGATTCGTCAATACCTTCGACTTCAAATGCGACtgaaatcaatcaaaatattgcACCAATCTTAGAAAATCTTTTCCCAAAAACTGGAGACgaaactaaactaaaaattaaagctGAGCgcgaattaaaaaagttacaaattGACTGTAAAAGAAGTTTAACTGTAATGGGTACagctgaaaaaaaaactttacggTCACGAGAACTTAGCGCGATCCCACCAGTCACAAATTCAAATCCCGGAAATGAGCAAGTAAAAAAACGGAGTAAACGAATTGCGTCTAAAACAAGTTCACCACAAGTGAATGAATCAGCTCATGAAGTATCCTACGAAGAATCTGAAGAAGTTATTGAAAGCTCACAAGAATCTTCTACAGCAAAAGTATCCAAAATAAATTGTTCGAAACCAATTATGGAAGAAAAAACAGAAACTTccccaaatattacaaaatctcCAATTGTTCTTGTCGAAAAAACCACCGTGCAACAAAGCCCTGAAACTGATCATACAGAAAATGAACCAATTAAAACACCTGATGAAAATGTACCTGAAGAAAATGAGCAAATAGTTTCAATTCCAACAACCAATAATGAAGATTCGCCAAAGACTGATGAACAAACCAACGAGAATTTAGGAAATTCCATGGTGAACAAACTACACagtattatagaaaataattttagtgaagTTCAAACTGTTACAAATTCCACGGTCTCAGAATCTATTCCAACCACGGCCGAGGTGATTGAATCAAAAATGGAAGaatcaaatatttatgataaagaaaCGGAATCCATAACAGATGATTTTGTGGAAAATTCATCCACGAACGCATCGtttgttgaatataaaaatgcCGATAATTCAGTACTCGCGACAAGTATGATGTCTTCGCCAAACCCGCACGTAGACGAAGATAATCAAAAATCGAATGACTTGGAAAAAACTCAAGAGTTTTTAAATAGCACGTTAAATATTTCACCGATTAAAGTGAATAACGAAACAACAAATGAAATTCCATTGTTAGAGGAAATTCCGACAAAAGAAACTAAGTCACCAGAGCAGATGTTTAGTGACGAAGATGAGAGAAACCAAGTACCCGCTATAGGATCGGAATCCTTGATAGATTTTAATCATGTCCAACAAAGTCCATCTTCACGACGTAAATTACATCGCGCACGAGGTCGTTCTGCTCAACTTTTAGATTTACTGCCAGATTCCGGTGATACGGAAAATATGGAAATGGGACACGAAGCAATAAAATcgcattttaaaagtaataatttgttGACGTTCGAGAAAGAACTACCTTCTCCATTGGCTAAACCATCGTCAAGCATTATGAAAGGAGGCAACAAACGAAAGCAAACTTTTGATTTAGATGCAGCACCTGGGGAATCGGATTCACCAAAAAGCAAG CGTAAACGAGTCAGTTTTCATGATCCACCTGTTTCATGCGAAAAACAATACGTTCCAGATATTCAGCGGAATTCGAAATTACGTTTATCCGCTaaagtgttcaaaaaatcacaaaaatcttTATTAGATCTATTCAAAAGTCCACTTTATCCACAACAGGTCCCAGAAATAATCGATATTAGTCAGCAACATCCAAATGGTCCAGGCGGAGACGTAACAATATCAATTGCTGATCAAAAAATGAACGAAGAAATTCGAAAATCACTAGAAAATGAAAGGATTGATAAAGATTTTGGTGAATTATCAAAAGATGATTGTTTAATTGAACCTCCAACAGAGTCTCAAGGATCTCTAGATAATGCCCCCTTGGTTGAGACATTAAACAATGTGGATCCATTTTTCCCCGAATTGGTCAACTGTACAGAATCAATTGATTCAATATTTATGGACTTAACATCACCTTTATGGGCAACTTCGTTAAAAACCGTCTTCGATGAACGTAGAATTTATACTATTGGTCAATTTGCCGCATTATCGGAATTAGAATTAAATCGATTACCGTTACGTGaacataaaattaacaattcaCGAATGGCGTTAAGTAAGTATTTAAATACTCGAAAAGATGCTCAGAAAATGAATGTAAATCAAATAGTGGAACGTAGCAGCGGAACGACAGCGGAAGTTTTGGTCAGACGTGGTGTGAAACGGAAACGACGATTTAGTTTGTCGTTATTGGAAAAAGATCGTCAGCAAGAAACGATGACCTTGGAGACAAAGAAAGAACAACTTGAAAGGATATTTGATAATTGTTCAgat CCAAATGAATTGTCTACTCTTCTAAGCATGGTAATATCAAAAGTTcagcaaaatgatttttctacaCTTTTAAACATGGTAATATCAAAAGCCGGTGTTGAAAACGTACTAAAATGTACTGGCCAATATGCTAGCTTGAACAAATCACTTGAAGTCATGTTAAAATATGGAGTTTCGACTGTTGGCGGCGACAGTACTTATGAAAAATGTGTTTCTACGCTCAAAAATATTACTGGCGTTGATTATACAGAGGATACAGATGACGTACAAGACGCATCTATAACGTCTATGACGAATACAAATACGAGTACTATTTCCGAAAGTGAGGAGAGTATTTTAAATACAACGAAAAAGTGCGTGGAAATGATTAATACAACAGCAGAAACTGTTTGTGAACGAATAACATCGTTAATACAAACGGCTTCAACAGTTACAACACCGACAgactccaaaaaataa